In the Festucalex cinctus isolate MCC-2025b chromosome 10, RoL_Fcin_1.0, whole genome shotgun sequence genome, one interval contains:
- the LOC144026824 gene encoding LIM domain transcription factor LMO4, which produces MLQPPGMSGTMVNPGGNGQQQQQPPSMSSGPLPWKRCAGCGGKIADRFLLYAMDGYWHSRCLKCSCCQAQLGEIGTSCYTKSGMILCRNDYIRLFGNSGACSACGQSIPASELVMRAQGNVYHLKCFTCSTCRNRLVPGDRFHYVNGSLFCEHDRPTALINGHLSSLQTNPLLPDQKVC; this is translated from the exons ATGTTGCAGCCTCCTGGAATGTCAG gAACGATGGTGAATCCCGGAGGAAAcggccagcagcagcagcagccgccaTCGATGTCCTCCGGCCCGCTGCCGTGGAAACGTTGCGCCGGCTGCGGTGGGAAAATCGCCGACCGCTTCCTCTTGTACGCTATGGACGGCTACTGGCACAGTCGCTGCCTCAAGTGCTCGTGCTGCCAGGCGCAGCTGGGCGAGATCGGCACTTCCTGCTACACCAAGAGCGGCATGATCCTCTGCCGGAACGACTacatcag ATTATTTGGCAACAGCGGTGCATGCAGTGCGTGCGGTCAGTCCATACCCGCCAGTGAGCTGGTCATGAGGGCGCAGGGCAACGTCTACCATCTCAAG TGTTTCACGTGCTCCACCTGCCGGAACCGTCTGGTCCCAGGCGACCGCTTCCACTACGTCAACGGCAGCCTGTTCTGCGAGCACGACCGACCCACGGCGCTCATCAACGGACATTTGAGCTCGCTGCAGACCAACCCGCTACTGCCGGACCAGAAG GTGTGCTAA